In Natranaeroarchaeum aerophilus, a single genomic region encodes these proteins:
- the tbsP gene encoding transcriptional regulator TbsP, with protein sequence MTDNLLDQSREDLLAQAITGVDDELMLVSPSEETLTDLIDVLADHDVRVDVLADPATVKGVMDDFIVASNAADLIASDRLSLRTSDALETNPMLVGSSSVMTLVTTASSMNGLVSEDESFVGDVRTEYRDRWAEAAEYSLRTPPLSEVNDGLAESLGDDAEGDFRAMLGSLETARGDDSLDEVTVSLLVAAKNEALLYDISKWGEDTGVASKATFSRTKTRLEEKGLIETEKVPIEVGRPRLRLTLADERLQAAESDQIATAAQSMLT encoded by the coding sequence ATGACTGATAATTTACTCGACCAAAGCCGAGAAGATTTGCTGGCGCAGGCGATTACCGGCGTCGACGACGAGCTTATGCTCGTGAGCCCGTCCGAGGAAACGCTCACGGATCTCATCGACGTGTTGGCTGACCACGACGTTCGTGTGGACGTGTTGGCCGATCCGGCGACGGTGAAAGGAGTTATGGACGACTTCATCGTCGCGAGTAACGCGGCCGACCTGATCGCAAGCGACCGACTCTCCCTCCGGACGAGCGACGCGCTCGAGACCAACCCGATGCTCGTTGGTTCATCAAGCGTGATGACGCTCGTGACGACTGCCTCGTCGATGAACGGACTCGTCTCCGAGGACGAGAGCTTCGTCGGGGACGTCCGGACGGAGTACCGCGACCGGTGGGCCGAGGCAGCGGAGTACTCGCTGCGGACGCCGCCACTATCCGAGGTCAACGACGGGCTCGCCGAGAGCCTGGGCGACGACGCCGAAGGCGATTTCCGGGCCATGCTCGGTTCGCTTGAAACCGCACGAGGGGACGACAGTCTCGACGAGGTGACGGTGAGTCTGCTCGTCGCTGCGAAGAACGAAGCGTTGCTGTACGACATCAGCAAGTGGGGCGAGGACACTGGCGTCGCCAGCAAAGCGACGTTCTCGCGCACGAAGACGCGACTCGAAGAGAAAGGCCTGATCGAAACCGAGAAAGTCCCTATCGAGGTCGGTCGGCCACGTCTCCGGCTTACGCTTGCCGACGAACGACTGCAAGCCGCGGAGAGCGACCAGATCGCGACGGCCGCGCAGTCGATGCTAACCTAG
- a CDS encoding DUF7289 family protein, with amino-acid sequence MSNDRGVAHVLGVILLAGFTITVAATVAVAGAAMFSDSQSQIETSQVESSFSSLAADASELEDNESVSFDLGTADGQLEVRENTGNLTIYHDSDVIRPVYGNPEEGIAPEDLERENIEPISVNSLVYTGENGDTVAYQAGGVFQQRGSGSSLVSAPDFYYRDNALSFPIQKVDGDISSSGTLSGELELQHEARHYPVHDNDDKSNPLSGGTVYVEMESEYCQAWEDYFDSQTRGSISEGCADDKDDNDDFDTVEGQVQVELSVPFSLEAGTFSEGVIAGNITNENQANFDYEEGEFEGPSSDSLIDTMESECENIEENLNEDLEESGLHCFENIVGSHEFKTDEADGDIEVYVNGTVTPGDGGLPVSGDSGNVTFYIQDGLDLTGDIKNGDVVGNEDSPEQTRIFISSSGYVFSDGGNIRGGVSALVYAPDSDGYIQSSGNSKFNGSIIVDDLEVQSNMHEDDVTLSEDAPEVSLDYEGAGPEFYYLHVTERTITASD; translated from the coding sequence ATGAGTAACGACAGAGGTGTCGCCCACGTTCTCGGCGTGATCCTGCTGGCCGGGTTCACGATCACGGTCGCAGCCACGGTTGCGGTCGCCGGGGCGGCGATGTTTAGTGATAGTCAGAGCCAGATCGAGACGTCGCAGGTGGAGTCGTCGTTTTCGAGTCTGGCTGCTGACGCGAGCGAGCTGGAGGACAACGAATCAGTTTCGTTCGATCTCGGGACGGCTGACGGGCAGTTAGAAGTGAGAGAAAACACCGGCAACCTGACGATATATCACGACAGTGATGTAATAAGACCGGTTTACGGGAACCCAGAGGAAGGTATTGCCCCCGAAGATCTAGAACGGGAAAATATAGAGCCAATCTCGGTTAATTCGCTGGTCTATACCGGCGAAAACGGTGATACCGTCGCATATCAGGCTGGTGGCGTCTTCCAGCAGCGCGGCTCCGGTAGCTCTCTTGTCTCCGCGCCCGATTTCTACTACCGTGACAACGCGCTCTCGTTCCCAATTCAGAAAGTTGATGGCGATATCAGTAGTAGTGGGACTCTCAGCGGAGAGCTCGAACTCCAGCATGAGGCTCGGCATTACCCAGTACACGACAATGACGACAAGTCGAATCCACTGAGTGGTGGGACCGTGTACGTGGAGATGGAAAGCGAGTACTGCCAGGCATGGGAGGACTACTTTGACTCCCAGACGCGCGGATCGATCTCAGAGGGGTGTGCTGACGATAAGGATGATAATGATGACTTCGATACGGTCGAAGGGCAAGTTCAGGTCGAACTGAGCGTTCCGTTCTCACTGGAAGCGGGAACATTCAGTGAGGGAGTAATAGCTGGGAATATTACCAACGAAAACCAAGCCAATTTTGATTATGAAGAGGGCGAGTTTGAGGGTCCATCATCTGATTCACTAATCGATACTATGGAGTCTGAATGCGAGAATATCGAAGAAAACCTGAATGAAGACCTTGAGGAAAGTGGACTCCACTGCTTTGAGAATATTGTCGGATCTCACGAATTTAAGACTGATGAAGCAGATGGGGACATCGAAGTTTACGTCAATGGGACTGTTACCCCAGGTGACGGGGGGCTACCTGTGTCTGGCGATTCGGGTAATGTAACATTCTATATTCAGGATGGTCTGGACTTGACTGGTGATATCAAGAACGGCGATGTAGTCGGCAATGAAGATTCCCCCGAACAGACAAGAATATTTATTTCTTCCTCTGGGTACGTCTTCAGTGATGGTGGAAATATCAGAGGTGGGGTAAGTGCACTCGTGTATGCACCAGATTCTGATGGATATATCCAATCCTCTGGAAATAGTAAATTCAACGGATCAATAATAGTCGACGATCTTGAAGTACAAAGTAATATGCATGAAGATGATGTCACACTATCAGAGGATGCACCAGAGGTTTCACTAGATTATGAAGGCGCTGGACCCGAGTTCTACTACCTTCACGTCACCGAACGAACCATAACGGCCTCTGACTGA
- a CDS encoding DUF5785 family protein has product MDWPHDPDGDEGSEGMRKYGMAIIAKKVDEEGDFPLSAAEFVDEHGDEPIRINHQRVVSMAEIFEYVEAEEFDDIVDMHRKVGDAMRRGDFWDYHPVGADPEIKHA; this is encoded by the coding sequence ATGGACTGGCCCCACGATCCCGACGGCGACGAGGGCAGCGAAGGGATGCGCAAGTACGGAATGGCGATCATCGCCAAGAAGGTCGACGAAGAAGGAGACTTCCCGCTTTCTGCCGCGGAGTTTGTCGACGAGCACGGCGACGAGCCGATCCGGATCAACCACCAGCGAGTGGTCAGCATGGCGGAGATCTTCGAGTACGTCGAGGCCGAGGAGTTCGATGATATCGTCGATATGCACCGCAAGGTCGGCGACGCGATGCGTCGTGGGGACTTCTGGGACTACCATCCGGTCGGTGCCGATCCCGAGATCAAACACGCCTGA
- a CDS encoding GTP cyclohydrolase III, translating into MTNTQVTLVQIDNYGPWTVTPEPRREVDLQTLQSRLYADLSQLVGDRGGYVFFTRFDNMIAVTNGLDMDDHAVIQESVGNRYPVSISLSVATGQSPAAALSDATERLQAAGSAQDKSRREILEGRAIESDYRTDEDVQIAHFDVIDATGEYTDQLNAFDSFIEIEQGYAALMKYMRQENDALSFFVGGDNIIATCPDLSADEYEAAIDHVTAVADVDLRVGVGIGRNAHNAGMDAKHALEHARADDTKVEFLR; encoded by the coding sequence GTGACGAACACGCAGGTCACCCTCGTTCAGATCGACAACTACGGCCCGTGGACCGTGACGCCGGAACCCCGTCGGGAGGTCGACCTCCAGACCCTGCAGTCGAGACTGTACGCCGACCTCTCGCAGCTGGTCGGCGATCGGGGGGGCTACGTCTTTTTCACCCGCTTTGATAACATGATCGCGGTGACGAACGGCCTCGATATGGACGATCACGCCGTGATTCAGGAGTCGGTCGGAAACCGCTATCCGGTGAGTATCAGCCTGTCGGTGGCGACCGGCCAGTCCCCCGCGGCGGCGCTGTCCGACGCCACGGAGCGATTGCAGGCGGCCGGGAGCGCACAGGACAAGAGCCGTCGAGAAATCCTCGAAGGACGGGCTATCGAGTCCGACTACCGGACCGATGAGGACGTCCAGATCGCCCACTTCGACGTGATCGACGCGACCGGCGAGTACACGGATCAGTTGAACGCCTTCGATAGCTTCATCGAGATCGAACAGGGCTATGCGGCACTGATGAAGTATATGCGCCAGGAAAACGATGCGCTGTCATTCTTCGTCGGCGGCGACAATATCATCGCAACCTGTCCGGATCTGAGCGCCGACGAGTACGAGGCGGCGATCGATCACGTCACGGCGGTTGCAGACGTTGACCTGCGAGTTGGCGTCGGTATCGGTAGGAACGCTCACAACGCGGGGATGGATGCCAAGCACGCGCTAGAGCACGCCCGGGCCGACGACACGAAAGTCGAATTTCTCCGGTGA
- a CDS encoding CBS domain-containing protein → MQSDLTVREIMSRDFVGVSESDDITDVAHVLREEEASTAAVVRGSEPVGIISAFDLLPLVPEQESDSTAGELMRDPEAELSPNAPLVEALDWMSTQGTGRLLVVEGEELVGVVTADDLLTATASLLENGADPRESPEAVGSTSAGAVADRTVSPGPDSEYSTQSVCESCGTLTQQLQNFNGQMLCADCRDV, encoded by the coding sequence ATGCAAAGCGATCTAACCGTACGCGAAATCATGTCGCGTGACTTCGTCGGCGTGAGCGAATCCGACGACATCACCGATGTCGCGCACGTACTGCGTGAGGAGGAAGCCTCTACGGCGGCGGTCGTCCGAGGGAGCGAACCGGTCGGAATCATCAGTGCCTTCGACTTGCTCCCGCTCGTCCCCGAGCAGGAGTCGGATTCGACGGCTGGGGAGCTCATGCGCGATCCGGAAGCCGAACTGTCCCCGAACGCACCCCTTGTGGAGGCGCTCGACTGGATGTCTACACAGGGAACCGGGCGGTTACTCGTTGTCGAGGGCGAGGAACTCGTCGGTGTTGTGACTGCGGATGACCTGTTGACCGCCACTGCATCGTTGCTGGAGAACGGTGCCGATCCGCGAGAGAGTCCCGAAGCGGTCGGATCGACAAGCGCCGGGGCGGTTGCCGACAGGACCGTTTCGCCGGGGCCGGATTCGGAGTACTCGACACAGAGCGTCTGTGAGAGCTGTGGGACGTTGACCCAGCAGCTCCAGAACTTCAACGGACAGATGCTGTGTGCGGACTGCCGTGACGTGTGA
- a CDS encoding uracil-DNA glycosylase family protein: MENVTDRTSNPFGMDPSCDNAPKESSVVYGYGDANADFHLIGDCPTIHGGVRSGIPFTDSDAGARLLSVFEEAGFVESGDRSDPRVSNLFSSYLHMCSLPDNQQPTEKQYDRLEPFFDAELRAIAAHVLFPVGERATRHVFESYTARPADGPLDMDALHASELRGSGWLVVPIAEPADWDDDQEEALLSRLQALLASDYRQISELGRFVATDTQYFVR; this comes from the coding sequence GTGGAAAACGTAACAGATCGGACGAGTAACCCGTTCGGAATGGATCCGTCGTGCGACAACGCACCCAAGGAATCATCGGTAGTGTACGGATATGGGGATGCAAACGCCGATTTCCATCTGATTGGCGACTGTCCCACAATCCACGGAGGGGTCCGGAGCGGGATACCCTTCACTGACAGCGATGCAGGTGCACGTCTGTTGTCGGTGTTCGAGGAGGCAGGCTTCGTCGAGTCGGGCGATCGGTCGGACCCGCGCGTATCAAATCTCTTCAGTAGCTATCTCCACATGTGTAGCCTCCCGGACAACCAGCAGCCCACCGAGAAGCAGTACGACAGACTCGAACCCTTCTTCGACGCCGAGCTACGAGCGATCGCCGCACACGTCCTCTTCCCGGTCGGCGAACGGGCGACGCGCCATGTCTTCGAGAGCTACACCGCCCGGCCAGCGGATGGTCCACTGGACATGGATGCGCTTCACGCCAGTGAACTCCGCGGGAGCGGCTGGCTCGTCGTCCCGATCGCCGAACCCGCCGACTGGGATGACGATCAGGAGGAGGCGTTGCTATCCCGATTGCAGGCGCTGCTGGCGAGTGATTACCGACAGATCTCCGAGCTGGGTCGCTTTGTCGCAACGGATACGCAGTACTTCGTTCGGTAG
- a CDS encoding HAD family hydrolase, whose protein sequence is MLDDQYDAVVYDLDGTLVRLDVDWGAVTRDVRAVYTNHGIDDADGGLWDLYLAADTYDIADEVEDTISEHERNGASSSTRLPLADGVAAHSVPVGVCSLNAEGPVRLALESHGLSTKIDAVIGRDSVPEQKPDPGPLLTTVENLPGTVDEPVFVGDSPRDRTAAERAGIAYRGVGSLL, encoded by the coding sequence ATGCTCGACGACCAGTACGACGCAGTTGTCTACGATCTCGATGGCACCCTCGTTCGACTCGATGTCGACTGGGGAGCAGTCACCCGGGACGTTCGTGCGGTCTACACGAACCACGGCATCGACGATGCCGACGGCGGACTCTGGGATCTCTATCTCGCCGCCGATACGTACGACATCGCAGACGAGGTCGAAGACACGATTAGCGAGCACGAAAGGAATGGTGCGAGTTCCTCGACACGGCTACCGCTGGCCGACGGCGTTGCTGCCCACTCGGTTCCTGTCGGCGTCTGTTCGCTCAACGCCGAGGGCCCCGTCCGGCTGGCACTGGAATCACACGGGTTGTCCACCAAGATCGACGCCGTCATCGGCCGAGACTCCGTCCCCGAGCAGAAACCGGATCCCGGGCCGTTGCTCACCACGGTCGAGAATCTTCCGGGAACTGTTGACGAGCCTGTCTTTGTCGGCGACTCGCCGCGGGACAGGACGGCCGCCGAACGGGCAGGGATCGCATACAGGGGCGTCGGTTCCCTGCTCTGA
- a CDS encoding HalOD1 output domain-containing protein, whose protein sequence is MAASKLGNHDRISTAVVEALADANDVDPLELDPLYEAVDPDALDSLFSTSDGSTGIPHGTVRFTTNGYEVEVTSTGRVHLTPEESVEAVS, encoded by the coding sequence ATGGCAGCGAGCAAACTCGGGAATCACGACCGGATCAGTACTGCCGTTGTGGAGGCCCTCGCAGACGCCAACGATGTCGATCCGCTGGAGCTCGATCCGCTGTACGAGGCGGTCGACCCGGATGCGCTTGACTCCCTCTTTTCAACCAGCGACGGATCCACGGGGATACCTCACGGAACAGTTCGATTCACCACGAACGGATACGAGGTCGAAGTCACCAGCACCGGTCGAGTCCACCTGACGCCGGAGGAGAGCGTCGAAGCGGTATCGTAA
- a CDS encoding YIP1 family protein, translating into MSEPAHSRASDGLGTTLLRAVPRVLLSPRRFFRTSILPGEQAPGLLFAMGVVLVSETIRLVLVSEPLPVFGGSSVLSAILWLSVVVLFVTPAALHLIAALQTMLLIPVANDRAGVSETVQVLAYSSAPCLFAGVPIPEIRVLVGAYATVLLLLGLSEVHGISFERSLLVGSLPAALAFGYGFRAFDALTTLLARWYII; encoded by the coding sequence ATGAGCGAACCAGCGCACTCCCGAGCGAGTGACGGACTCGGTACGACGCTGCTCAGAGCGGTTCCACGAGTACTCCTGTCGCCGCGACGATTCTTCCGCACCAGCATCTTGCCCGGTGAACAGGCCCCCGGACTGCTCTTTGCGATGGGCGTTGTCCTGGTTTCGGAAACGATTCGGCTTGTACTCGTGAGCGAGCCGCTTCCAGTTTTCGGCGGATCCTCCGTGTTATCCGCTATCCTCTGGCTCTCGGTTGTCGTACTGTTCGTGACCCCCGCTGCCCTGCATCTGATCGCGGCGCTGCAGACTATGTTACTGATTCCAGTCGCGAACGACCGCGCAGGCGTCAGTGAGACCGTTCAGGTGCTCGCGTACTCCTCCGCACCGTGTCTCTTTGCTGGAGTTCCAATCCCCGAGATACGGGTCCTCGTGGGTGCGTATGCGACAGTTCTTCTGCTACTCGGACTATCGGAAGTCCACGGAATCAGCTTCGAGCGGAGTCTGCTCGTCGGCAGCCTCCCCGCTGCGCTCGCGTTTGGCTACGGGTTTCGCGCGTTCGATGCGCTGACGACGCTACTGGCGCGATGGTACATTATCTGA
- a CDS encoding NADPH-dependent FMN reductase, protein MDETPHIVAVCGSLRDESYTRESLLVALAGAEATGATIDLIDLRELDLPMFDADHPSAGDADELAQRITRADGVILGTPMYHGSYSAPLKNALDYCGFEEFENTSVGLLAVAGGRFPVTALDHLRSVCRSLDAWVLPYQAVVPQASRAFDGNEFADSELETRVSTLGRRLVQYANIRPDPATFESEENVGA, encoded by the coding sequence ATGGACGAGACACCACACATTGTCGCGGTCTGTGGAAGCCTTCGTGACGAGAGTTACACGAGGGAGTCGCTACTCGTTGCCCTTGCCGGTGCCGAGGCAACAGGTGCGACGATCGATCTAATCGACCTCCGGGAACTCGACCTTCCGATGTTCGATGCTGACCACCCCTCAGCTGGCGACGCCGACGAACTGGCCCAGCGGATTACGCGTGCGGATGGCGTCATTCTCGGCACGCCGATGTATCACGGATCGTACTCCGCACCGCTGAAGAACGCGCTCGATTACTGTGGCTTCGAGGAGTTCGAGAACACGTCTGTCGGCCTCCTTGCGGTTGCTGGCGGTCGGTTCCCGGTAACAGCGCTCGATCACTTGCGATCCGTCTGCCGCTCTCTCGACGCGTGGGTACTCCCATATCAGGCCGTTGTCCCGCAGGCCTCCCGGGCGTTCGACGGCAACGAGTTCGCCGATTCCGAACTCGAAACGCGCGTCTCGACGCTCGGCCGCCGACTGGTCCAGTACGCCAACATCCGTCCCGATCCCGCCACCTTCGAGAGCGAGGAGAACGTCGGTGCCTGA
- a CDS encoding A/G-specific adenine glycosylase, with amino-acid sequence MTDDATTEDAPFPGGQSLPDDVEEVRTALIEWYGDDHRSFPWRETTDPYEILVSEIMSQQTQLSRVETAWDSFLERWPTTAALADADRSDVVSFWSDHSLGYNNRARYLHESARQIEDEYGGEFPTDPDELQELQGVGPYTGNAVASFAFNTGNAVVDTNVKRVLYRAFDVEDDDTQFEAAAAALMPSGESRVWNNAIMELGGVACEKTPSCDGAGCPWREWCHAYGTGDFTAPDVPTQPSFEGSRRQFRGRVIRVLGEHDELELDELGPRIRVDYVPEGEYGREWLCGLLDDLADDELVEIDEGGATPVVSLQS; translated from the coding sequence ATGACCGACGACGCGACGACCGAGGACGCCCCATTTCCCGGCGGGCAGTCCCTCCCCGACGACGTCGAGGAAGTGCGCACCGCCCTGATCGAGTGGTACGGGGACGACCACCGCTCGTTCCCGTGGCGCGAGACCACGGACCCCTACGAGATTCTCGTCTCCGAGATTATGAGCCAGCAGACCCAGCTCTCACGCGTCGAGACAGCCTGGGACTCCTTTCTGGAGCGGTGGCCGACGACCGCAGCGCTCGCGGACGCGGACCGCTCCGATGTCGTCTCCTTCTGGAGCGACCACAGTCTCGGCTACAACAACCGTGCCAGATACCTCCACGAGTCTGCCCGGCAGATCGAGGACGAGTACGGTGGTGAGTTCCCGACCGACCCCGACGAGTTACAGGAACTACAGGGCGTCGGCCCCTACACCGGGAACGCAGTCGCCAGTTTCGCGTTCAACACCGGTAATGCTGTGGTCGATACCAACGTCAAGCGCGTGCTGTATCGCGCATTCGACGTCGAAGACGACGATACCCAGTTCGAGGCCGCCGCGGCGGCACTGATGCCCAGCGGCGAGTCCCGCGTCTGGAACAACGCCATCATGGAACTGGGCGGGGTCGCCTGCGAGAAGACGCCTTCCTGCGACGGGGCGGGCTGTCCATGGCGCGAGTGGTGTCACGCCTACGGAACCGGAGACTTCACCGCACCGGACGTCCCGACGCAGCCGAGTTTCGAGGGGAGTCGACGCCAGTTCCGCGGGCGGGTGATCCGGGTACTCGGCGAGCACGACGAGCTCGAACTCGACGAACTTGGGCCACGGATCCGGGTCGACTACGTGCCCGAGGGCGAGTACGGCCGGGAGTGGCTGTGCGGCCTGCTCGATGATCTCGCGGACGACGAACTCGTCGAAATCGACGAGGGTGGGGCGACCCCCGTAGTCAGCCTGCAGTCCTGA
- a CDS encoding GNAT family N-acetyltransferase yields the protein MRFALLGWPEEGPTLRLDWERFSYAGKFVMSNTGKAVLCEGHAGDGSVDPEDVLAAVAFNEDRTDEGTLWLRYVTVRADRRSEGLGPELVGKTVDRAIERGYERLRIAVNNPFAFEALWKAGFGFTGEETGIAELVLVYPRENALDRHDDATSTIESYQDGIERLEARDGLTETEQQFLAARRDAEPPAPIDRSQ from the coding sequence ATGCGCTTTGCCCTCCTCGGCTGGCCGGAAGAGGGTCCGACGCTCCGGCTCGACTGGGAGCGGTTCAGCTACGCCGGGAAGTTCGTGATGTCGAACACGGGCAAGGCCGTACTCTGTGAGGGTCACGCGGGAGACGGCAGCGTCGACCCCGAGGACGTCCTCGCCGCCGTCGCGTTCAACGAGGACCGGACCGACGAGGGAACGCTCTGGCTCCGCTACGTCACGGTGCGGGCCGACCGGCGCAGCGAGGGGCTTGGCCCCGAACTCGTGGGGAAGACGGTCGATCGGGCGATAGAGCGGGGCTACGAACGGCTTCGGATCGCCGTCAACAACCCCTTCGCCTTCGAAGCGCTCTGGAAGGCTGGCTTCGGGTTTACGGGCGAGGAAACGGGCATCGCGGAACTCGTACTCGTGTATCCGCGTGAGAACGCGCTCGACCGACACGACGATGCCACTTCCACAATCGAGTCCTACCAGGACGGCATCGAGCGCCTCGAAGCACGGGATGGCCTCACAGAAACGGAACAGCAGTTCCTCGCGGCCCGACGTGACGCCGAGCCGCCGGCCCCCATCGACCGCAGTCAATAG
- the fen gene encoding flap endonuclease-1, which translates to MGNAALRDLAAIETVSFDDLDGLIVGVDAHNWLYRYLTTTVKFTNDSVYTTADGTEVANLVGIVQGLPKFFEHDLAPVFVFDGGPSELKADEIEERREARETAEEKLEDARERGDSVAVARLESRTQRLTPTIQETSRELLDLLDIPYVEAPAEGEAQAAYMARKGDVEYVGTEDYDALLCGAPRTLRQLTSKGDPELMELQATLDEHELTWEQLVDVAILCGTDFNPGVTGIGPKTAVKLVREHGDLWTVLDERGEHVEHADRIRSLFLDPTVTDDYEFSTEPSPDVDAAREYVTGEWEVDAGEVERGFERIEEALTQTGLDRWT; encoded by the coding sequence ATGGGAAACGCAGCACTCCGTGATCTGGCTGCCATCGAGACCGTGTCGTTCGACGACCTCGACGGACTGATCGTCGGCGTCGACGCGCACAACTGGCTGTACCGGTATCTGACGACGACGGTGAAATTTACGAACGATTCCGTCTATACGACCGCAGACGGCACCGAGGTTGCGAACCTCGTCGGGATCGTGCAAGGGCTCCCAAAGTTCTTCGAGCACGACCTCGCGCCCGTGTTTGTTTTCGATGGCGGACCATCGGAACTCAAAGCCGATGAGATCGAGGAGCGCCGGGAGGCCCGTGAGACTGCCGAGGAGAAACTCGAAGACGCCAGAGAGCGCGGCGACAGCGTCGCCGTGGCACGGCTGGAGTCGCGCACCCAGCGGCTCACGCCGACGATCCAGGAGACCTCGCGTGAACTGCTGGATCTGCTCGACATTCCGTACGTCGAAGCCCCAGCAGAGGGAGAGGCGCAGGCGGCGTATATGGCCCGAAAGGGCGACGTCGAGTACGTCGGGACGGAGGACTACGACGCCCTGCTCTGTGGCGCGCCCAGAACCCTGCGTCAGCTGACGAGCAAGGGCGACCCTGAACTCATGGAGCTACAGGCCACGCTCGACGAGCACGAGCTGACGTGGGAACAGCTCGTCGACGTTGCGATCCTCTGTGGCACCGATTTTAACCCTGGCGTAACCGGTATCGGGCCGAAGACAGCCGTCAAACTGGTCCGCGAACACGGTGATCTGTGGACCGTCCTCGACGAGCGTGGCGAGCACGTCGAACACGCCGACAGGATCCGATCGCTCTTTCTCGACCCGACGGTGACAGACGACTACGAGTTCTCGACCGAGCCGTCGCCGGACGTCGATGCCGCTCGCGAGTACGTCACGGGAGAGTGGGAGGTCGACGCCGGAGAGGTGGAGCGCGGATTCGAGCGGATCGAGGAGGCACTTACCCAGACCGGTCTCGACCGGTGGACCTGA
- a CDS encoding ABC transporter ATP-binding protein — protein MAETRLENITKVFTEDDGGEIIAVDDVSIDIEDGEFLVLVGPSGCGKSTTLRMIAGLESITDGVIRLGDRVINDIPPKNRDIAMVFQSYALYPHMTVHENMAFGLQESTDLPGDEIDDRVEDTASMMGIGELLDRKPGELSGGQQQRVALGRAIVRDPEVFLMDEPLSNLDAKLRAQMRTELQRLQEDLETTTVYVTHDQTEAMTMGDRVAILDGGELQQVGTPLECYHQPANLFVADFVGEPSMNFFDMTLDGQGETAALTGEHFDYPVGEMATELAEGGTEMILGVRPEDIELREGTPDGPHDVGVTVDVVEPTGDENIVYLAFDDEELGSVDSETFVATVGGMRTVQSGDRLVAHLPEDAIHVFDSNSGQALRNRILETAESKLSRA, from the coding sequence ATGGCCGAAACACGACTCGAAAATATAACGAAAGTATTCACTGAAGACGACGGCGGCGAGATTATCGCCGTCGACGACGTATCGATCGATATCGAGGACGGGGAGTTTCTCGTCCTCGTCGGACCGTCGGGCTGTGGGAAGTCGACGACGCTACGCATGATTGCAGGGCTCGAATCGATCACGGACGGCGTGATCAGACTCGGCGATCGCGTGATCAACGACATCCCCCCGAAGAACCGGGATATCGCGATGGTGTTCCAGTCCTACGCGCTGTATCCACACATGACTGTTCACGAGAACATGGCGTTCGGTCTGCAGGAGTCGACCGACCTGCCGGGCGACGAGATCGACGACCGCGTCGAGGATACCGCGTCGATGATGGGAATCGGTGAGTTGCTCGACCGAAAGCCGGGAGAACTGTCGGGCGGCCAGCAACAGCGTGTCGCGCTGGGACGGGCGATCGTCCGCGATCCCGAGGTGTTCCTGATGGACGAACCACTCTCGAACCTCGACGCAAAGCTCCGTGCCCAGATGCGAACTGAACTCCAGCGCCTGCAGGAGGATCTCGAAACGACGACCGTCTACGTCACCCACGACCAGACCGAGGCGATGACCATGGGCGATCGGGTCGCGATCCTCGACGGCGGCGAACTTCAGCAAGTTGGCACCCCACTGGAGTGTTACCATCAGCCCGCAAACCTCTTTGTCGCTGATTTCGTCGGCGAACCGTCGATGAACTTCTTCGATATGACGCTGGACGGACAGGGCGAAACTGCCGCCCTCACTGGCGAGCACTTCGACTATCCGGTCGGGGAGATGGCCACCGAACTCGCCGAAGGCGGGACAGAAATGATACTCGGTGTTCGTCCCGAAGACATCGAGCTTCGGGAGGGTACGCCAGATGGTCCGCACGATGTCGGTGTGACAGTCGACGTCGTCGAACCGACCGGCGACGAGAATATCGTCTATCTCGCGTTCGACGATGAGGAACTCGGCTCGGTCGATAGCGAGACGTTCGTCGCCACCGTTGGCGGAATGCGAACGGTTCAGTCGGGCGATCGGCTCGTCGCACATCTCCCCGAGGACGCGATCCACGTCTTCGATTCGAACTCCGGACAGGCGCTTCGCAATCGTATTCTCGAAACGGCCGAATCGAAGCTGTCGAGGGCCTGA